The following are encoded together in the Anoplopoma fimbria isolate UVic2021 breed Golden Eagle Sablefish chromosome 13, Afim_UVic_2022, whole genome shotgun sequence genome:
- the LOC129101658 gene encoding E3 ubiquitin-protein ligase NEURL3-like has protein sequence MVKESEIGNSVVGSETSHRCGRSCLGPLTFHPLAVGDKVSLSQGGRLAERTGATFKNGLVFSSRPAKIQERIRLRVEKDSLNWQGALRVGFTNVPPLDRSLPLPIMAIPNLTDVQGHWAAPVPESHCQTGSELEFWLSNGGSLYVTSGNIKQHKLLTGVDLSQPHWAMIDIYGQTCAISLLGSEKRELLYTRRSCPAPEHLTSPDADSHNSLIPVSSLLGNSDECISCLDMTAPAGKGSVMGCVVCMEKEARITLPCGHQCLCKQCAAKVLQEFGTCPLCRHRISTPSVDRL, from the exons ATGGTGAAGGAAAGTGAAATCGGGAACTCTg TTGTTGGGTCAGAGACATCGCACAGATGTGGCAGGTCCTGCCTCGGTCCTCTGACCTTCCACCCTCTGGCTGTGGGAGACAAGGTCAGCCTGAGCCAAGGGGGTCGGCTCGCAGAGAGGACGGGGGCCACGTTCAAGAACGGCCTGGTATTCAGCAGCCGCCCGGCGAAGATCCAGGAGAGGATTCGTCTGAGGGTTGAGAAAGATTCGTTAAACTGGCAAGGAGCTCTGCGTGTGGGCTTCACCAACGTGCCGCCCTTGGACAGATCTCTGCCTCTGCCCATCATGGCCATCCCCAACCTCACTGACGTCCAAGGGCACTGGGCCGCCCCGGTGCCTGAATCCCACTGCCAAACTGGTTCAGAGCTGGAGTTCTGGCTCTCCAATGGAGGCTCCTTATACGTCACAAGCGGCAACATCAAGCAGCACAAGCTACTGACAGGAGTGGACCTCAGCCAGCCGCACTGGGCGATGATAGACATCTATGGACAGACATGTGCCATTTCCCTCCTGG GCTCAGAGAAAAGGGAGCTGCTTTACACCAGACGGTCCTGTCCCGCACCTGAACACCTCACCTCACCTGATGCTGACAGCCACAACAGTTTAATTCCTGTCTCGAGTCTCCTCGGAAACAGTGATGAATGCATCTCCTGTCTTGACATGACAGCCCCAGCAG GTAAAGGCAGCGTAATGGGCTGTGTGGTGTGCATGGAAAAGGAGGCCAGAATCACGTTGCCTTGCGGCCACCAGTGTTTATGTAAGCAGTGCGCCGCAAAAGTCCTACAAGAGTTTGGCACCTGCCCGCTGTGCCGACACAGGATCAGCACTCCATCAGTGGACAGGTTGTGA